The proteins below come from a single Agromyces flavus genomic window:
- the hrcA gene encoding heat-inducible transcriptional repressor HrcA gives MVSERSLAVLRAIVQDYVASREPVGSKTIVERHAFGVSAATIRNDMAVLEEEELIAAPHTSSGRIPTDKGYRVFVDQLADVRPLTSAQRQAIETFLGESTDLDELLARTVRLVSQLTKQLAVVQYPSFQRARVRHVELVSLAPTRVLCILISDTGQVEQRLAELDHPADDETLGRLRNRLNEVAAGLTMTDAATALSAETASADRAHAEVLRTLAATLADQAAFTRSDRLVVAGAANLVRTEQDFSGNILGVIEAIEEQVVILKLFGELASEDGITVRIGRENAAYGLGDTSVVSSSFEIPGRDVSRLGIVGPTRMDYSQSMAAVRAVARYLSRTLGER, from the coding sequence ATGGTCTCCGAACGCAGTCTCGCCGTGCTCCGCGCGATCGTGCAGGACTACGTCGCCTCCCGCGAGCCCGTCGGCTCGAAGACGATCGTCGAGCGGCACGCGTTCGGCGTGTCGGCCGCGACCATCCGCAACGACATGGCCGTCCTCGAAGAGGAGGAGCTGATCGCCGCTCCGCACACCTCGTCGGGCCGCATCCCGACCGACAAGGGCTACCGCGTGTTCGTCGACCAGCTCGCCGACGTCCGCCCGCTCACCAGTGCACAGCGGCAGGCGATCGAGACCTTCCTCGGCGAGTCGACCGATCTCGACGAGCTCCTCGCGCGCACCGTGCGGCTGGTCTCCCAGCTCACGAAGCAGCTCGCGGTCGTGCAGTACCCGAGCTTCCAGCGGGCTCGCGTACGCCACGTCGAGCTCGTCTCGCTCGCGCCCACGCGCGTGCTGTGCATCCTGATCTCCGACACCGGGCAGGTCGAGCAGCGCCTCGCCGAGCTCGACCACCCCGCCGACGACGAGACGCTCGGACGGCTGCGCAACCGCCTCAACGAGGTGGCCGCCGGCCTGACGATGACGGATGCCGCGACCGCGCTCTCGGCCGAGACCGCGAGCGCCGACCGGGCGCACGCCGAGGTCCTCCGCACGCTCGCGGCGACGCTCGCCGACCAGGCGGCGTTCACGCGGAGCGACCGGCTCGTCGTGGCCGGCGCCGCGAACCTCGTGCGGACCGAGCAGGACTTCTCGGGGAACATCCTCGGGGTCATCGAGGCGATCGAGGAGCAGGTCGTCATCCTCAAGCTGTTCGGCGAGCTGGCCTCGGAAGACGGCATCACCGTCCGGATCGGCCGCGAGAACGCCGCGTACGGTCTCGGCGACACGTCCGTCGTGTCGAGCTCGTTCGAGATCCCGGGCCGCGACGTGTCACGGCTCGGCATCGTCGGCCCCACCCGCATGGACTACTCGCAGAGCATGGCCGCGGTGCGCGCCGTCGCTCGCTACCTCTCCCGCACGCTCGGCGAGCGCTGA
- a CDS encoding DUF4870 domain-containing protein, with protein MTDPSVPPHDPNAAPQPAAAEAGAPLSQEQDVQWGSFAHLGGILGILPSLIIWLVFKDRGRFTATESKEALNFQITALIGWVALFIVSSILTAVTFGLFGFVASLLYLALWAAVVVFSVLGFLKAKEGQHYRYPFAIRLIK; from the coding sequence ATGACCGACCCCAGCGTCCCCCCGCACGACCCGAACGCCGCTCCGCAGCCGGCCGCCGCCGAGGCTGGCGCCCCCCTCTCGCAGGAGCAGGACGTCCAGTGGGGATCGTTCGCGCACCTCGGCGGCATCCTCGGCATCCTGCCGTCGCTGATCATCTGGCTCGTCTTCAAGGACCGCGGCCGCTTCACGGCGACCGAGTCGAAAGAGGCGCTGAACTTCCAGATCACCGCGCTGATCGGCTGGGTCGCGCTGTTCATCGTCTCGTCGATCCTCACGGCCGTGACGTTCGGCCTCTTCGGGTTCGTGGCGAGCCTGCTCTACCTCGCGCTGTGGGCGGCCGTGGTAGTCTTCTCCGTCCTCGGCTTCCTCAAGGCCAAGGAGGGCCAGCACTACCGCTACCCCTTCGCCATCCGCCTCATCAAGTAA
- a CDS encoding DUF4870 domain-containing protein, whose product MSDAPPPTPPTPPPGGTTPPPPPGGTTPPPPGGPTPPPPAGDPGYQAQPGYQQPGQQNVAMSPQDQRLWATLIHVGGIFFSFVPALVGYLVLKDRGNFVREHSATALNFQITMLIANIVAGILWVLIIGIFLSIAIWVVTIVFSIIAAVKANQGQPYTYPLSIKFVS is encoded by the coding sequence ATGTCCGACGCACCACCTCCCACGCCTCCCACCCCGCCGCCCGGGGGAACCACGCCTCCGCCGCCGCCCGGCGGCACGACGCCTCCGCCGCCGGGCGGTCCGACGCCCCCTCCGCCCGCGGGCGACCCGGGCTACCAGGCGCAGCCCGGCTACCAGCAGCCCGGGCAGCAGAACGTCGCCATGAGCCCCCAGGACCAGCGTCTGTGGGCGACGCTCATCCACGTCGGCGGCATCTTCTTCTCGTTCGTCCCGGCGCTGGTCGGCTACCTGGTCCTCAAGGACCGCGGCAACTTCGTGCGCGAGCACTCGGCGACCGCGCTGAACTTCCAGATCACGATGCTCATCGCGAACATCGTCGCCGGCATCCTGTGGGTGCTCATCATCGGCATCTTCCTGTCGATCGCGATCTGGGTCGTCACGATCGTGTTCAGCATCATCGCGGCCGTGAAGGCCAACCAGGGTCAGCCGTACACCTACCCGCTGTCGATCAAGTTCGTCAGCTAG
- the hemW gene encoding radical SAM family heme chaperone HemW → MAGALPLADPAPADGLLPAVATTAAMGRAFGVYVHVPFCRVRCGYCDFNTYTAGELRGTSQARYADQAIAELRFARGVLAASGAPDRQADTVFFGGGTPTLLPAADLVRMLDAIRDEFGIADGAEVTTEANPDSVDADDLRRLADGGFTRVSFGMQSAVPHVLAALDRTHDPARVPMVVRWAREAGLDVSLDLIYGTPGESLDDWRRSLEAVIAERPDHVSAYALIVEDGTKLARQIRRGELAAPDDDLSADMYELADDLLAAAGYGWYEVSNWATDAAHRSRHNLGYWRGDDWWGVGPGAHSHVGGVRWWNAKHPSAYADRLAAGVSPAVGRETLDGAARETERVLLATRIRDGIEVGSLHAGGRHAVAGLIADGLVDARTALAGRLTLTRRGRLLADAVVRRLLAAS, encoded by the coding sequence ATGGCGGGCGCACTTCCCCTCGCCGACCCGGCGCCCGCCGACGGCCTGCTTCCCGCCGTCGCGACGACCGCTGCCATGGGCCGCGCATTCGGCGTCTACGTGCACGTGCCGTTCTGCCGTGTCCGGTGCGGGTACTGCGACTTCAACACCTACACCGCGGGCGAGCTGCGCGGCACCTCGCAGGCGCGGTACGCCGACCAGGCGATCGCCGAGCTGCGCTTCGCGCGGGGCGTGCTCGCGGCATCCGGCGCCCCCGACCGCCAGGCCGACACGGTGTTCTTCGGCGGCGGCACGCCGACGCTGCTGCCGGCCGCCGACCTCGTCCGCATGCTCGATGCGATCCGCGACGAGTTCGGGATCGCGGATGGCGCCGAGGTGACCACCGAGGCCAACCCCGACTCGGTCGACGCCGACGACCTGAGACGGCTGGCCGACGGCGGGTTCACGCGCGTCTCCTTCGGCATGCAGTCGGCCGTGCCCCACGTGCTCGCGGCGCTCGACCGGACGCACGACCCCGCGCGCGTCCCCATGGTGGTGCGCTGGGCCCGCGAGGCCGGGCTCGACGTCAGCCTGGACCTCATCTACGGCACGCCGGGGGAGTCGCTCGACGACTGGCGCCGGAGCCTCGAGGCCGTCATCGCGGAGCGGCCCGACCACGTCAGCGCCTACGCGCTCATCGTCGAGGACGGCACGAAGCTCGCGCGGCAGATCCGGCGCGGCGAGCTCGCGGCGCCCGACGACGACCTCTCGGCCGACATGTACGAGCTGGCCGACGACCTGCTCGCCGCGGCGGGCTACGGATGGTACGAGGTGTCGAACTGGGCGACGGATGCCGCGCATCGCTCTCGCCACAACCTCGGCTACTGGCGCGGCGACGACTGGTGGGGCGTCGGCCCGGGTGCGCACAGCCATGTCGGCGGCGTGCGGTGGTGGAACGCGAAGCACCCGTCCGCATACGCGGACCGCCTGGCCGCGGGCGTGTCGCCGGCGGTCGGCCGCGAGACCCTCGACGGCGCCGCCCGGGAGACCGAGCGCGTGCTGCTCGCGACCCGCATCCGCGACGGCATCGAGGTCGGCTCGCTCCACGCGGGCGGCCGGCACGCCGTCGCCGGGCTCATCGCCGACGGCCTCGTGGACGCGCGAACCGCCCTCGCCGGTCGGCTGACGCTGACGCGACGAGGGCGGTTGCTCGCGGATGCCGTCGTGCGACGGCTGCTCGCTGCTAGCTGA
- a CDS encoding DUF1990 family protein — protein MTRRSTFTDQSVTYGAIGATLDPDLLRYPPAGFRPAEDSVKLGSGRDRFDRAAEELMTWGVQKGAGFEVVDVAPGTGAQYTGITYGPDGAPLADQPSARVEQRYGPDGTPYVGAGMTATLKPRGRRRARGIPMLVVYVIDEPERVGFAYGTTGDAPESGEESFILEHRDDDTVWLTIRSVLEPRGGIRRIFAPAIRRRRRELTTRELRALHPAYA, from the coding sequence ATGACTCGCCGGAGCACCTTCACCGACCAGTCCGTCACGTACGGCGCCATCGGCGCCACCCTCGACCCCGACCTGCTGCGCTATCCGCCCGCCGGGTTCCGGCCCGCGGAGGACTCCGTGAAGCTCGGATCGGGCAGGGACCGCTTCGATCGGGCTGCCGAGGAGCTGATGACGTGGGGTGTTCAAAAGGGCGCCGGGTTCGAGGTCGTCGACGTGGCGCCGGGCACGGGCGCGCAGTACACCGGCATCACGTACGGTCCCGACGGGGCGCCGCTCGCCGATCAGCCGTCCGCCCGCGTCGAGCAACGGTACGGGCCCGACGGCACGCCGTATGTCGGCGCCGGCATGACGGCGACGCTCAAGCCGCGCGGGCGGCGCCGCGCACGCGGCATCCCGATGCTCGTGGTCTACGTGATCGACGAGCCCGAGCGCGTCGGCTTCGCGTACGGCACGACCGGTGACGCACCCGAGAGCGGCGAGGAGTCGTTCATCCTCGAGCACCGCGACGACGACACGGTGTGGCTGACGATCCGGTCGGTGCTCGAGCCACGCGGCGGCATCCGGCGGATCTTCGCACCGGCGATCCGCCGTCGCCGGCGCGAGTTGACCACGCGCGAGCTGCGGGCGCTGCATCCCGCATACGCCTGA
- the lepA gene encoding translation elongation factor 4, protein MSPRAAHPPVPAATDPALIRNFCIIAHIDHGKSTLADRMLQITGVVADRDMRAQYLDRMDIERERGITIKSQAVRMPWQHGETSYALNMIDTPGHVDFSYEVSRSLAACEGAILLVDAAQGIEAQTLANLYLALENDLEIIPVLNKIDLPAAEPEKYAKELADLIGGSPDDVLRVSGKTGMGVEDLLDRVVERIPAPVGNADAPARAMIFDSVYDSYRGVVTYVRMVDGQLNPRERIQMMSTKATHEILEIGVSAPEPTPTKGLGVGEVGYLITGVKDVRQSKVGDTVTTAVKSASEPLAGYTEPLPMVFSGLYPIDGSDYPELREALDKLKLSDAALVYEPETSVALGFGFRAGFLGLLHLEIVTERLRREFGLDIINTAPSVVYEVTTEDKKTVTVTNPSEFPTGGKIAEVREPMVKAAILAPKDYVGTIMELCQSRRGNLLGMEYLGEDRVEIRYNMPLGEIVFDFFDQLKSKTAGYASLDYEPSGEQAADLVKVDILLQGEQVDAFSAIVHRDKAYAYGVLMTGRLRELIPRQQFEVPIQAAIGARIIARESIRAMRKDVLAKCYGGDITRKRKLLEKQKEGKKRMKMVGRVEVPQEAFIAALSGETEKKDAKK, encoded by the coding sequence ATGTCTCCGAGAGCCGCTCACCCCCCGGTGCCCGCCGCCACCGATCCCGCGCTGATCCGCAACTTCTGCATCATCGCGCACATCGACCACGGCAAGTCGACGCTCGCCGACCGCATGCTCCAGATCACCGGCGTCGTGGCCGACCGCGACATGCGGGCGCAGTACCTCGATCGCATGGACATCGAGCGCGAGCGCGGCATCACGATCAAGAGCCAGGCCGTGCGCATGCCCTGGCAGCACGGCGAGACGTCGTACGCCCTGAACATGATCGACACGCCCGGCCACGTCGACTTCAGCTACGAGGTCTCGCGCTCGCTCGCGGCGTGCGAGGGCGCCATCCTGCTCGTCGACGCGGCGCAGGGCATCGAGGCGCAGACGCTCGCCAACCTCTACCTCGCGCTCGAGAACGACCTCGAGATCATCCCCGTGCTCAACAAGATCGACCTGCCGGCCGCCGAGCCCGAGAAGTACGCGAAGGAGCTCGCCGACCTGATCGGCGGGTCGCCCGACGACGTGCTGCGCGTCTCCGGCAAGACCGGCATGGGCGTCGAGGACCTGCTCGACCGCGTCGTCGAGCGCATCCCGGCGCCCGTCGGCAACGCCGATGCCCCGGCGCGCGCCATGATCTTCGACTCCGTCTACGACAGCTACCGCGGCGTCGTCACCTACGTGCGCATGGTCGACGGCCAGCTCAACCCGCGCGAGCGCATCCAGATGATGTCGACCAAGGCGACGCACGAGATCCTCGAGATCGGCGTGAGCGCACCCGAGCCCACGCCCACCAAGGGACTCGGCGTCGGCGAGGTCGGATACCTCATCACGGGCGTGAAGGACGTGCGCCAGTCGAAGGTCGGCGACACGGTGACCACGGCGGTCAAGTCCGCGAGCGAGCCGCTCGCCGGGTACACCGAGCCGCTGCCCATGGTGTTCTCGGGCCTGTACCCGATCGACGGCAGCGACTATCCCGAGCTGCGCGAGGCGCTCGACAAGCTCAAGCTGTCGGATGCCGCGCTCGTCTACGAGCCCGAGACCTCGGTCGCCCTCGGCTTCGGCTTCCGCGCCGGGTTCCTCGGCCTCCTGCACCTCGAGATCGTGACCGAGCGCCTGCGTCGCGAGTTCGGTCTCGACATCATCAACACGGCGCCGTCGGTGGTCTACGAGGTCACGACGGAGGACAAGAAGACCGTCACCGTGACGAACCCGAGCGAGTTCCCGACCGGCGGCAAGATCGCCGAGGTCCGCGAGCCCATGGTCAAGGCGGCCATCCTCGCGCCCAAGGACTACGTCGGCACCATCATGGAGCTCTGCCAGTCGCGCCGCGGCAACCTGCTCGGCATGGAGTACCTCGGCGAGGACCGGGTCGAGATCCGCTACAACATGCCCCTCGGCGAGATCGTGTTCGACTTCTTCGACCAGCTGAAGTCGAAGACGGCCGGCTACGCGAGCCTCGACTACGAGCCCTCGGGCGAGCAGGCCGCCGACCTCGTGAAGGTCGACATCCTGCTGCAGGGCGAGCAGGTCGACGCGTTCAGCGCCATCGTGCACCGCGACAAGGCCTACGCCTACGGCGTGCTCATGACCGGCCGCCTGCGCGAGCTCATCCCGCGGCAGCAGTTCGAGGTGCCGATCCAGGCCGCGATCGGCGCGCGCATCATCGCCCGCGAGTCCATCCGGGCGATGCGCAAGGACGTGCTGGCGAAGTGCTACGGCGGCGACATCACCCGCAAGCGCAAGCTCCTCGAGAAGCAGAAGGAGGGCAAGAAGCGCATGAAGATGGTCGGCCGCGTCGAGGTCCCCCAGGAGGCGTTCATCGCCGCGCTCTCGGGCGAGACCGAGAAGAAGGACGCCAAGAAGTAG
- a CDS encoding sensor histidine kinase, whose translation MTVLDAPLVGRVQPSALRPVFTSLRVGLHVLVVGLTIFVAARAAVVGSEDLVAIVILSIAFLGTYAVGIVTAHQVITPWMRAGWLVMLLGLWLGLAALTPDAAFLAFPLFFIELHVLPARWSVPLVAVTFVLSVWGSTSHLGFEVGSVVGPLISAGVAVIIGLGYRAMAVESRERQALILDLLATREELAAASREAGTLAERERIAREIHDTVAQGLSSIQMLLHAAERDVADEGTRDKLRLARETAADNLQETRRFIRELTPPALDERTLPAALRRLADATNEQSAQAGSRTRVSFSMSGEPVALPMSIEATLLRIAQGSLSNVVKHADAARAELTLSYLGDEVALDVVDDGVGFDPVLLEGERAGEPSFGLRAIRQRAENLGGTADVESRPGGGTALSVRIPAVAA comes from the coding sequence ATGACCGTGCTCGATGCCCCCCTCGTCGGACGGGTGCAGCCATCGGCGCTGCGGCCCGTGTTCACCTCGCTGCGCGTCGGCCTCCACGTTCTCGTCGTCGGCCTCACGATCTTCGTGGCCGCCCGGGCGGCGGTCGTCGGCAGCGAGGACCTCGTCGCGATCGTCATCCTGTCGATCGCGTTCCTCGGCACCTACGCGGTCGGCATCGTCACCGCCCACCAGGTGATCACGCCGTGGATGCGCGCCGGATGGCTCGTGATGCTGCTCGGCCTCTGGCTCGGGCTCGCGGCTCTGACGCCCGATGCCGCGTTCCTCGCCTTCCCGCTGTTCTTCATCGAGCTGCACGTCCTCCCGGCGCGCTGGAGCGTGCCGCTCGTGGCGGTGACGTTCGTGCTGAGCGTGTGGGGTTCGACGTCGCACCTCGGATTCGAGGTCGGCAGCGTGGTCGGCCCCCTGATCTCCGCCGGTGTGGCCGTCATCATCGGCCTGGGCTACCGGGCCATGGCCGTGGAGTCGCGCGAGCGCCAGGCGCTCATCCTCGACCTGCTCGCCACGCGCGAGGAGCTCGCCGCGGCGAGCCGCGAGGCGGGCACGCTCGCCGAACGCGAGCGCATCGCACGCGAGATCCACGACACCGTCGCGCAGGGGCTCTCGTCGATCCAGATGCTGCTGCACGCGGCCGAACGCGACGTCGCCGACGAGGGCACGCGGGACAAGCTGAGACTCGCCCGCGAGACCGCGGCCGACAACCTCCAGGAGACCCGCCGGTTCATCCGGGAGCTCACGCCGCCCGCGCTCGACGAACGCACCCTGCCCGCCGCGCTCCGTCGCCTCGCCGACGCCACGAACGAGCAGTCGGCGCAGGCGGGCTCGCGTACTCGCGTGTCGTTCTCGATGAGCGGCGAGCCGGTCGCCCTTCCCATGTCGATCGAGGCGACGCTGCTGCGGATCGCGCAGGGCTCGCTCTCGAACGTCGTCAAGCACGCCGATGCGGCGCGCGCCGAGCTGACGCTCAGCTACCTCGGCGACGAGGTCGCGCTCGACGTCGTCGACGACGGCGTGGGCTTCGACCCCGTCCTGTTGGAGGGCGAGCGCGCGGGCGAGCCGTCGTTCGGCCTCCGGGCGATCCGGCAGCGCGCCGAGAACCTCGGCGGTACCGCCGACGTCGAGTCCAGGCCAGGCGGCGGAACGGCGCTGTCCGTGCGGATCCCGGCGGTGGCCGCGTGA
- a CDS encoding response regulator, with the protein MIRLLLSDDHPVVRAGMRALLEAEPDLEVTGEAASAEEAVRLAASPGIDLVLMDLQFPGSLQGVEATRRIRSLPDSPRVLVLTNYDTDADILGAIEAGASGYLLKDAPPGELVAAIRAAAAGESALAPAVASRLDESQRSADQRLTVREAEVLQLVAAGSTNREIGKALFLSEATVKSHLVHIFTKLGVGSRTAAVARARELGAIRAG; encoded by the coding sequence GTGATCCGGCTCCTGCTGAGCGACGATCACCCCGTCGTGCGCGCCGGCATGCGCGCGCTGCTCGAGGCCGAGCCCGACCTCGAGGTCACGGGCGAGGCCGCGTCCGCCGAGGAGGCCGTGCGCCTCGCCGCCAGCCCCGGCATCGACCTCGTGCTGATGGACCTGCAGTTCCCGGGCTCGCTGCAGGGCGTGGAGGCCACCCGCCGCATCAGGTCGCTCCCCGACTCCCCGCGCGTGCTCGTGCTGACGAACTACGACACCGACGCCGACATCCTCGGCGCGATCGAGGCCGGAGCGAGCGGGTACCTGCTCAAGGACGCCCCGCCCGGCGAGCTCGTCGCGGCGATCCGGGCCGCGGCGGCCGGCGAGTCGGCGCTCGCCCCTGCCGTCGCGTCGCGCCTCGACGAATCGCAGCGCAGTGCCGACCAGCGGCTGACCGTGCGCGAGGCCGAGGTGCTGCAGCTCGTCGCGGCCGGCAGCACCAACCGCGAGATCGGGAAGGCGCTGTTCCTCAGCGAGGCGACCGTCAAGTCGCACCTCGTGCACATCTTCACCAAGCTCGGCGTCGGCTCGCGCACCGCGGCGGTGGCGAGGGCCCGCGAGCTCGGCGCGATCAGGGCGGGCTGA
- a CDS encoding alpha/beta fold hydrolase — translation MPRARVILVHGIRTSATMWRGQVARLERHDLEVIPVDLPGHGARIDEAFTIEAAMRAIDEAVGRSDETDGGAPRLLVGLSLGGYVAIEYAARHRDRIDGLVAAACGTRPRGWALRGYAAIAAVIGRLPDRGRGLNDAMARLFLSPSAVDDVLAGGVALDVMQPALAAVAELDVERAIAAVEVPIWFVNGRMDHFRLEERRMTRAARDGHLVLIDRATHLVSLVRPDDFAAAVLGAVAELEARAARRRRTAARLGAARIGAARP, via the coding sequence ATGCCGCGCGCCCGCGTCATCCTCGTGCACGGCATCCGCACGTCCGCCACCATGTGGCGGGGGCAGGTCGCGCGACTCGAGCGGCACGACCTCGAGGTGATCCCCGTCGACCTGCCGGGTCATGGCGCCCGGATCGACGAGGCGTTCACGATCGAGGCCGCCATGCGCGCCATCGACGAGGCCGTCGGTCGATCCGATGAGACTGACGGTGGGGCGCCGCGTCTGCTGGTCGGGCTGAGCCTCGGCGGGTACGTCGCGATCGAGTACGCGGCGCGCCATCGCGATCGCATCGACGGACTCGTCGCCGCGGCGTGCGGGACGCGGCCGCGTGGGTGGGCGCTCCGGGGATACGCGGCGATCGCGGCGGTGATCGGCCGCCTTCCCGATCGCGGCCGCGGCCTGAACGACGCGATGGCCCGGCTGTTCCTCTCCCCCTCGGCCGTCGACGACGTGCTCGCGGGCGGTGTCGCGCTCGACGTCATGCAGCCCGCGCTCGCGGCCGTGGCCGAGCTCGACGTCGAGCGCGCGATCGCGGCCGTCGAGGTGCCGATCTGGTTCGTCAACGGCCGCATGGACCATTTCCGGCTCGAGGAGCGCCGGATGACCCGGGCGGCCCGCGACGGCCACCTCGTGCTCATCGACCGCGCCACCCACCTGGTCAGCCTCGTGCGCCCCGACGACTTCGCCGCGGCGGTGCTCGGCGCGGTCGCCGAACTCGAGGCGCGCGCTGCCCGGCGCCGCCGAACCGCGGCGCGGCTGGGCGCCGCCCGCATTGGTGCCGCCCGGCCCTAG
- the rpsT gene encoding 30S ribosomal protein S20, translated as MANIKSQIKRIRTNRKAEERNKAVKSELKTVVRAAREAVAAGDKEKATAALRVATRKLDKAVSKGVIHRNQAANRKSAIAKQVAAL; from the coding sequence GTGGCAAACATCAAGTCGCAGATCAAGCGCATCCGCACCAACCGCAAGGCCGAGGAGCGCAACAAGGCCGTCAAGAGCGAGCTGAAGACCGTCGTCCGCGCTGCGCGCGAGGCCGTCGCCGCCGGCGACAAGGAGAAGGCGACCGCTGCCCTCCGCGTCGCGACGCGCAAGCTCGACAAGGCCGTGAGCAAGGGCGTCATCCACCGCAACCAGGCCGCGAACCGCAAGTCGGCCATCGCGAAGCAGGTCGCCGCGCTCTGA
- the holA gene encoding DNA polymerase III subunit delta — protein sequence MAARGGTAKAKVAIPQLAWKAARAAPIVLISGPEDVLAERASTMLRDALRADDPSLEVSDLEADGYARGTLITLASPSLFGEPRLIRVSGVEKASDEFLADALDYLADPADGTTVVLRHRAGMRGKKLLDAIRAGEGGGVEIVCAELRKDSEKQDFAADEFRLARRRIAPAALRALVAAFSDDLGELAAACRQLIADVPGDVDEATVARYYGGRVETTSFEVADAAIAGRHGEALIALRHALDSGADPVPMVAAFAMKVRTMAKVAGARGAAAGALGLAPWQVDRARRDLMGWTDEGLGSAIQALAAADAAVKGAERDPVFALERLIGVIAARGIVDA from the coding sequence GTGGCGGCACGCGGAGGAACGGCGAAGGCGAAGGTCGCGATCCCGCAGCTCGCGTGGAAGGCGGCGCGAGCGGCGCCGATCGTGCTCATCTCCGGCCCGGAAGACGTGCTCGCCGAGCGCGCCTCGACGATGCTGCGCGATGCCCTGCGTGCAGACGACCCGTCGCTCGAGGTCAGCGACCTCGAGGCCGACGGGTACGCACGCGGCACGCTGATCACTCTCGCGAGCCCGTCGCTCTTCGGCGAGCCGCGGCTCATCCGCGTCAGTGGAGTCGAGAAGGCCAGCGACGAGTTCCTCGCCGATGCGCTCGACTACCTCGCCGATCCCGCCGACGGCACCACCGTGGTGCTGCGCCACCGAGCCGGCATGCGCGGCAAGAAGCTGCTCGACGCGATCCGCGCGGGCGAGGGCGGCGGCGTCGAGATCGTGTGCGCCGAACTGCGCAAGGACTCCGAGAAGCAGGATTTCGCCGCCGACGAGTTCCGGCTCGCCCGCCGACGCATCGCGCCAGCGGCGCTCCGAGCGCTCGTCGCGGCCTTCAGCGACGACCTCGGCGAGCTGGCCGCCGCGTGCCGGCAGCTGATCGCCGACGTCCCCGGCGACGTCGACGAGGCGACCGTCGCGAGATACTACGGCGGTCGCGTCGAGACCACGTCGTTCGAGGTCGCCGATGCCGCGATCGCCGGACGGCACGGCGAGGCGCTCATCGCGCTTCGCCACGCGCTCGACTCCGGTGCCGATCCGGTTCCCATGGTCGCGGCGTTCGCCATGAAGGTGCGCACCATGGCCAAGGTCGCCGGCGCACGCGGCGCGGCGGCCGGCGCACTCGGCCTCGCGCCATGGCAGGTCGATCGAGCCCGACGCGACCTCATGGGCTGGACCGATGAGGGCCTCGGATCCGCGATCCAGGCGCTCGCGGCCGCCGACGCCGCGGTCAAGGGCGCCGAGCGCGACCCGGTCTTCGCCCTCGAGCGGCTCATCGGTGTCATCGCGGCGCGCGGGATCGTCGACGCCTGA